A genomic segment from Alteribacillus bidgolensis encodes:
- a CDS encoding proline racemase family protein — protein sequence MNTKHVFHTIDTHTGGNPTRTILSGVPSLQGKTIEEKMKDMKTNYDWVRKLLMYEPRGHDVMSGAVLLEPCHPSADVGVIYIETGGYLPMCGHDTIGFCTALVETGKVDMTEPCTALTLETPAGLVRVEIKIEDGRAKEVTFNNVPSFFLESIEVEDDEMKKTIACDIAYGGNFYGIIDARSLSLDLTPENSARIIEKAVSFRQKINKEHVIRHPEKPFINGLTHIEFFEPSKHSDVHVKNTVVVPPAGIDRSPCGTGTSAKLATLFAKQEIKKGEIFCHESIVGSVFKGQVLDEINVQGVCAVETQISGSAWITGAHQFFLDPEDPLTEGFLLLPEMEDH from the coding sequence ATGAATACAAAGCATGTTTTCCATACCATAGATACTCACACTGGAGGGAACCCGACCAGAACCATATTAAGTGGCGTTCCCTCGTTACAAGGCAAAACGATAGAAGAAAAAATGAAGGATATGAAAACGAATTATGATTGGGTCCGGAAACTATTAATGTATGAACCACGGGGGCATGATGTAATGTCAGGAGCTGTTTTGCTTGAACCTTGCCACCCCAGCGCAGATGTGGGCGTGATATATATAGAAACGGGAGGATATCTCCCAATGTGCGGCCATGATACGATTGGTTTTTGTACAGCTTTAGTAGAAACTGGGAAAGTGGATATGACAGAACCGTGTACCGCATTAACATTAGAGACACCAGCGGGATTAGTAAGAGTGGAAATCAAAATAGAAGATGGAAGGGCGAAAGAGGTAACGTTTAACAATGTCCCTTCATTTTTTTTGGAATCGATCGAAGTGGAAGATGATGAAATGAAAAAAACTATCGCCTGTGATATCGCTTATGGAGGGAATTTTTACGGAATAATTGATGCTCGTTCCCTTTCACTCGATTTAACGCCGGAAAATAGTGCTCGTATTATAGAAAAAGCTGTCTCGTTCAGGCAGAAAATCAATAAAGAACATGTGATACGACACCCGGAAAAGCCTTTTATTAATGGACTTACTCATATAGAATTTTTCGAACCATCAAAACATTCTGATGTACATGTCAAAAATACTGTTGTCGTTCCTCCAGCTGGGATAGATCGGTCTCCTTGCGGTACGGGAACTTCAGCCAAGCTTGCTACACTATTTGCAAAACAAGAAATTAAAAAAGGAGAAATATTTTGCCACGAAAGCATTGTAGGCAGTGTTTTTAAAGGACAGGTTCTAGATGAAATAAATGTACAAGGCGTTTGTGCGGTAGAAACCCAGATTTCAGGTTCTGCATGGATAACGGGTGCACATCAGTTTTTTTTGGATCCGGAAGATCCTTTGACAGAAGGTTTTTTGCTGCTTCCTGAAATGGAAGATCATTAA
- the dcuS gene encoding DcuS/MalK family sensor histidine kinase, with the protein MKGFFHKHKTLKLQTWITLLVCLVIIVALSVTGLLIGRDTSEKARETLEDKTMNIANTVSRAPAVIEGLADGEPSKTIQSYTLDVQANTNVEYIVVMDMHHIRQSHPVEERIGQYFVGGDEDRAFRGERYTSVAEGTLGESLRSFVPIWNENGEQIGVVSVGILLDNVESVVMKQQRMVYLGTGAGMLAGIIGAVLLARRVKRTLHGLEPNEIAQLLQEREAMLASVREGIVAIDDTGTIVVANDAAKELFRKTGLIKNPIGQDAESFLNSSSLKQVLTHQKAEFDQEHILNGVVLVESRVPVIINDQVVGALATFRDKSELASLVEQLTGAKHYAETLREKTHEFMNKLHVMSAMVHTESYQELKDYIKQISKAYQQEVGSVSRVVKDPVLAGFLLNKLNHFQERGTKVKINGNFPLPILKDTEKIDALITIIGNLSDNAYEAIAGQEDKRIEMTINYIDGYFHFMIKDNGPGISETDRDHIFSKGRSTKGENRGLGMYLINKALQELNGTITVRTEEEQGTIFKVKIPYEGEKA; encoded by the coding sequence ATGAAAGGTTTTTTTCATAAACACAAAACACTTAAACTGCAAACGTGGATTACATTGCTTGTATGTCTCGTTATCATTGTCGCCTTGTCTGTGACAGGTTTATTAATTGGAAGGGATACATCAGAAAAAGCAAGAGAAACACTAGAAGATAAAACGATGAACATTGCAAATACGGTGAGCCGTGCGCCGGCAGTCATAGAAGGATTAGCAGATGGGGAACCGTCGAAAACCATTCAATCATACACCCTTGACGTACAGGCAAACACCAATGTGGAATATATTGTGGTCATGGATATGCACCATATTCGACAGTCTCATCCAGTGGAAGAGCGGATCGGTCAGTATTTTGTCGGCGGAGATGAAGATAGGGCGTTTCGTGGAGAACGCTACACTTCTGTTGCAGAAGGGACGCTCGGGGAGTCGCTTCGTTCTTTTGTACCGATTTGGAACGAAAATGGCGAACAAATCGGGGTCGTTTCTGTCGGTATTTTATTAGATAATGTAGAAAGTGTTGTCATGAAACAACAACGTATGGTCTATCTTGGCACAGGAGCTGGCATGCTTGCTGGTATCATTGGTGCTGTCTTGCTGGCCAGGCGTGTCAAACGAACGCTTCATGGTCTCGAGCCAAATGAAATAGCACAGCTTCTTCAAGAAAGAGAAGCTATGCTTGCATCGGTTCGAGAAGGAATTGTAGCTATTGATGACACAGGCACGATTGTTGTTGCTAATGATGCAGCTAAAGAGCTTTTCAGAAAAACCGGTTTAATAAAAAATCCAATAGGACAGGATGCAGAATCTTTTTTGAATTCTTCATCGTTAAAGCAAGTGCTTACTCATCAAAAAGCTGAATTCGACCAAGAACACATCTTGAATGGGGTGGTATTGGTAGAAAGCCGAGTGCCAGTAATTATTAATGATCAGGTAGTCGGGGCTTTGGCAACGTTTCGGGACAAATCAGAACTAGCATCCCTTGTAGAACAGCTGACAGGTGCGAAACATTATGCAGAAACCTTGCGCGAAAAAACCCATGAATTTATGAATAAACTGCACGTAATGTCAGCGATGGTACATACAGAATCCTATCAAGAGCTTAAAGATTATATAAAACAAATATCTAAAGCTTATCAACAAGAAGTAGGTTCTGTATCCCGTGTCGTAAAAGATCCCGTCTTAGCAGGGTTTTTGTTGAATAAACTCAACCATTTTCAAGAAAGAGGGACAAAGGTTAAAATTAATGGTAATTTCCCACTGCCAATATTAAAGGACACAGAAAAAATAGATGCCCTTATTACAATCATTGGGAATTTAAGCGATAATGCATACGAAGCTATAGCAGGTCAGGAAGATAAACGAATAGAAATGACTATTAATTATATAGATGGGTATTTTCATTTTATGATTAAAGACAATGGACCTGGGATCAGTGAAACCGACAGGGACCATATATTTAGCAAAGGTCGTTCTACAAAAGGGGAAAACAGAGGCCTTGGTATGTACTTAATAAATAAAGCCCTGCAAGAATTAAATGGAACAATTACTGTGAGAACAGAAGAGGAGCAAGGAACGATTTTTAAAGTGAAGATTCCATATGAAGGTGAAAAAGCATGA
- a CDS encoding response regulator, with product MIKVLIVEDDPMVAKFNRVYLEKVDGFEAAGVVHNVSQAWEFLKKEEVDLLLLDVYMSKTTGLDMLIDLRKSGSPVDVIIITAANDNYSVQTALRYGAVDYLIKPFDFERFRESLLLYKKKQALINEAEAVSQEELDPFLLNREESEGKISSLPKGLTPITFARIAKQIKAWQDRKFSAKDIAEEAGISRVSVRKYLHYLVDIDVLEADVIYQSTGRPLHQFRLRIDKIDVINTFMAADKE from the coding sequence ATGATAAAGGTATTAATTGTAGAAGACGATCCAATGGTAGCTAAGTTTAACCGAGTCTACCTGGAAAAAGTGGATGGATTTGAAGCTGCCGGAGTGGTGCATAATGTATCGCAAGCATGGGAATTTTTAAAGAAAGAGGAGGTGGATTTGCTTTTATTAGATGTTTATATGTCGAAAACTACCGGGCTTGACATGCTGATAGATCTTAGAAAAAGCGGCAGCCCTGTTGACGTTATTATCATTACAGCTGCAAATGACAATTACTCCGTACAGACAGCTCTTCGTTACGGTGCCGTTGATTATTTAATTAAGCCATTTGATTTTGAGCGTTTTAGGGAGTCTTTGCTTCTTTATAAGAAAAAGCAGGCTCTTATTAACGAGGCAGAAGCAGTGAGTCAGGAAGAACTGGATCCTTTTTTATTAAACAGGGAGGAATCAGAGGGAAAGATCTCCTCACTGCCAAAAGGGCTTACTCCTATTACGTTTGCTCGTATTGCCAAACAAATAAAAGCATGGCAGGATCGAAAATTTTCAGCCAAAGATATAGCCGAAGAAGCTGGAATTTCAAGAGTGTCTGTGAGGAAATACTTACATTATTTAGTAGACATCGATGTGTTAGAGGCTGATGTTATTTACCAATCAACCGGAAGACCGCTTCACCAATTTCGCTTAAGGATAGATAAAATCGATGTAATTAACACATTCATGGCAGCGGATAAAGAGTAA
- the tenA gene encoding thiaminase II — protein sequence MAFSERLYENVKPIWEKNHNHPFVQGMGDGTLDREKFRYFMIQDYLYLIEYSKLFAIGAAKASDVKTMGEFAKLLDSTLNTEMDLHRQYAKKFDISEEELENAKPAAVTVSYTHYMLAVGQNGGLAELVASLLPCMWSYAEIGKSLSQIPGASDHEFYGEWINMYADDEFQELTQWTINMLDRLTHGKPEHELKHLEEIFLNTTRFEYMFWDMAYKGEMWPTE from the coding sequence ATGGCATTTAGCGAACGACTATATGAAAATGTCAAACCGATTTGGGAAAAGAATCATAATCACCCGTTTGTACAAGGAATGGGTGATGGAACACTTGATAGAGAAAAATTTCGTTATTTTATGATTCAGGATTATTTATACCTAATTGAATACTCAAAACTGTTTGCGATCGGCGCAGCGAAAGCCTCCGACGTGAAAACGATGGGTGAATTCGCAAAACTCTTGGATTCTACTTTAAACACTGAAATGGATCTTCACCGCCAGTATGCGAAGAAATTTGATATCAGTGAAGAAGAACTTGAAAACGCGAAACCAGCTGCTGTTACTGTATCTTACACGCATTATATGCTGGCAGTCGGACAAAACGGCGGTCTTGCAGAACTGGTTGCAAGCCTTTTGCCATGTATGTGGAGTTATGCGGAAATTGGAAAATCTCTTTCTCAGATTCCTGGAGCAAGCGACCACGAATTTTACGGCGAATGGATTAACATGTATGCCGACGACGAGTTTCAGGAGTTAACCCAATGGACGATCAACATGCTTGATCGGCTGACTCATGGAAAACCAGAGCATGAACTAAAGCACCTTGAGGAAATTTTCTTAAACACGACGCGGTTTGAGTATATGTTTTGGGATATGGCGTATAAAGGGGAAATGTGGCCTACCGAATAA
- a CDS encoding YheC/YheD family protein has product MKKSHNKRSNKVYLPEKIVYSLGLEKGIFYNICVGQLHEQVFIEGHKEDTEYMYVPNEIFHNLLLLSNLHLNIWVEEEKTNIYLGPVVGVFVNTKYMKYISKGEIPFSLQKHMEAGMQEGCLLYYFSINDIKWFENKVKGYIYAPKWGKWLDYWLPLSNVIYDRGVGFQREEKPLVKHIRNQFTTHPAMKLINNCDFLGKWKVHKLLYKYNEVKQYLPHTITYKTFDKVIYMLEKYQHVFLKSFYGSRGIEVMSIEKSDGGFILNFYNKGLQKIFINNESGVKSHIDSFVGDKPFIIQQGIPLIKLNSKKMDLRVLIQKNDKGKWKADYCQIRLAQENYSITNENIGGRVVNYRDYYDLLNRLNNYAIPTEQEIYNKTIKIATYIEKEFGTLGELGMDMAIDDQGGLWFIEANSKPDKDPVPGIDDTEEVGSQFIHVLKYAKFLTCKKNGTLTKNAWSITLRQAMDKGNATDITLPKHIYEKLEDSSNISFKAGSMSLNVSCIANETKEIAYIPKQFFKKMTWLQEGSKYSLRINENQLCIGPVIGVFISSGVIRKLRKQNPIFRQLKLIEANKKAGTVLYFFSLHDVDFIRHKILGTYFNTEKRYWETSQFPLPDVLYDRGGGVLPQQQAKSDFIREQLEKSNSLKKLNTRHTFDKWDLHQKLTRYKEISNFIPKTMFYRRYKDLREMFKISNALYMKDCYGNNGKGVMQVIKLSKDKYKYSYISDRIVESTVSDIKELVKIFEQQFDSKKFIIQEAINVLKILDCPVDMRATVQKNREGKLDITSYPVRVGKRNAPLTSTRTGSKVHRFEDFFEKLPSEINIDIFQLKNKIDAFLLTTYECMENAYGDFGELGIDFALDHNFNIWLIECNAKPGYNSLYKSYDKDVIKRVFLNPLQYAKYISDFKG; this is encoded by the coding sequence GTGAAAAAATCTCATAATAAAAGAAGTAATAAAGTTTATTTGCCTGAAAAAATAGTTTATTCATTAGGTTTAGAGAAGGGAATATTCTATAATATTTGCGTTGGTCAATTACATGAACAGGTATTTATAGAAGGGCACAAAGAGGATACTGAATATATGTATGTGCCAAATGAAATTTTTCATAACCTTTTATTATTGAGTAATCTACACCTTAATATATGGGTAGAGGAAGAAAAAACAAATATTTATCTAGGCCCCGTAGTTGGTGTGTTTGTTAATACAAAGTATATGAAATATATTTCAAAAGGAGAAATTCCTTTCAGTTTGCAAAAACACATGGAAGCAGGTATGCAAGAAGGTTGTCTATTATACTATTTCTCCATTAATGATATAAAGTGGTTTGAAAACAAGGTGAAAGGATATATTTATGCACCTAAATGGGGGAAGTGGCTGGATTACTGGTTACCTCTTTCTAATGTAATTTATGATCGAGGTGTTGGTTTCCAACGAGAGGAAAAGCCATTGGTTAAACATATTCGTAACCAATTTACAACGCATCCTGCCATGAAGCTCATTAATAATTGTGATTTTTTAGGGAAATGGAAAGTTCATAAGCTTTTATACAAGTACAATGAAGTTAAGCAGTACTTGCCTCATACAATTACCTACAAAACATTTGATAAGGTAATATACATGTTAGAAAAGTACCAACATGTATTTTTGAAATCGTTTTATGGAAGTCGCGGCATAGAAGTAATGTCTATTGAAAAGAGTGATGGAGGTTTTATTCTTAATTTTTACAATAAAGGGTTGCAAAAAATTTTTATAAATAATGAATCAGGTGTAAAGAGTCATATTGATTCCTTTGTTGGTGACAAACCTTTTATTATTCAACAGGGCATACCTTTGATAAAACTTAATAGTAAAAAAATGGATCTAAGAGTTCTAATTCAGAAAAATGATAAAGGAAAATGGAAAGCTGATTATTGTCAAATACGATTGGCACAAGAGAATTATTCTATTACCAATGAAAATATTGGAGGAAGAGTCGTTAATTATAGGGACTATTATGATCTATTAAACCGTTTAAATAATTATGCTATTCCAACTGAACAAGAAATTTATAACAAAACGATAAAAATCGCAACTTATATCGAAAAAGAGTTCGGTACTCTTGGTGAACTAGGTATGGACATGGCAATTGATGATCAAGGAGGACTTTGGTTTATTGAAGCTAATTCTAAACCTGATAAAGATCCTGTACCAGGAATAGATGATACAGAAGAGGTTGGATCGCAGTTTATCCATGTTCTAAAATATGCTAAGTTTTTAACGTGTAAAAAAAATGGAACTTTAACTAAGAATGCTTGGTCTATTACTTTACGGCAAGCGATGGATAAAGGTAATGCCACTGACATTACATTACCTAAACACATTTATGAAAAGCTGGAGGATTCCTCTAATATCAGTTTCAAAGCAGGGAGTATGTCATTAAACGTTTCTTGTATTGCAAATGAAACTAAAGAGATAGCATACATTCCTAAACAATTCTTTAAAAAAATGACTTGGCTTCAAGAAGGCAGTAAATATTCGCTGAGAATTAATGAAAATCAGTTATGTATAGGGCCTGTTATAGGAGTCTTTATAAGCAGTGGTGTAATACGGAAACTGAGAAAGCAAAATCCAATATTCAGACAGTTGAAATTGATAGAAGCAAATAAGAAGGCTGGAACAGTATTATACTTTTTCTCGCTGCATGATGTTGATTTTATTAGACACAAAATACTGGGAACGTATTTCAATACGGAGAAGCGGTACTGGGAGACATCTCAATTTCCGTTGCCTGATGTTTTATATGATCGTGGAGGAGGCGTGCTGCCGCAGCAGCAAGCAAAATCAGATTTTATTCGAGAACAATTGGAAAAATCAAATTCATTAAAAAAGCTAAACACGAGGCACACATTTGATAAATGGGATTTACATCAGAAATTAACCAGGTATAAGGAAATAAGCAATTTTATACCTAAAACAATGTTTTATAGAAGATATAAAGATTTAAGAGAAATGTTTAAAATAAGTAATGCATTATATATGAAAGATTGTTATGGTAATAACGGAAAAGGTGTCATGCAGGTGATAAAGCTTTCAAAGGATAAATATAAGTATAGCTATATCAGTGACAGAATTGTTGAGAGTACTGTTAGTGATATAAAAGAGTTAGTTAAAATATTTGAGCAGCAGTTTGATAGTAAGAAGTTCATTATTCAAGAAGCAATAAATGTATTGAAAATCCTAGATTGCCCAGTTGATATGAGAGCGACTGTACAGAAAAACAGGGAAGGAAAGCTTGATATTACGTCGTATCCGGTTAGGGTCGGGAAAAGGAATGCACCATTAACAAGTACTAGAACAGGATCCAAAGTACATCGATTCGAGGACTTTTTTGAAAAACTTCCATCAGAGATAAATATAGATATATTTCAATTAAAAAACAAGATAGATGCATTTTTGTTAACCACTTATGAATGTATGGAAAATGCATATGGAGATTTTGGAGAGTTAGGGATAGATTTTGCCTTAGACCATAACTTTAACATTTGGCTTATTGAATGTAATGCAAAACCTGGATATAACTCTCTCTACAAGTCTTATGACAAAGATGTGATAAAACGTGTTTTTTTAAATCCACTACAGTATGCTAAATATATAAGCGACTTTAAAGGGTAA
- a CDS encoding CynX/NimT family MFS transporter — protein sequence MPSFNAEKKQPHSTHFFLILGIIFVAFNLRPAITSVGPLIPIIRESTGMSNSMAGSLTTIPLLSFAVFSLLAPKLGLRFGNHISIFFALIILGTGILMRSTGIIAAIFIGTALAGVGIAICNVLLPGVVKFSFPKKVGLMTSIYTMCMGSFASIGSGVSIPLSESLGLGWEKALGVWSVLTVLALIAWTPQIRGKKEAKKPVKENKTAFSQSIWSSTLAWHVTLFMGMQSFLFYCLITWIPDVLQELGMSLSAAGWMLFLLQLVGIPFSFTAPILADKLSNQKPIVITICTLYFLGFTGLLFIPNIAVITISVLFLGVAQGGAISLALTLLSLRAANARHASLLSGMAQSFGYLLAAVGPVFMGFLYDTFHTWQPFLIVLSVVAMFILWFGLKAAEDRYVLAE from the coding sequence ATGCCGTCATTTAATGCTGAAAAAAAACAGCCTCATTCTACTCATTTTTTTCTTATTCTAGGCATTATTTTTGTGGCTTTTAACTTAAGACCAGCTATTACCTCGGTTGGCCCACTGATTCCTATTATTAGAGAGAGCACCGGCATGTCCAACAGCATGGCTGGTTCTTTAACTACTATTCCTCTTTTATCATTTGCGGTTTTTTCCTTGCTTGCTCCAAAACTTGGTCTTCGATTTGGTAATCATATTTCTATTTTTTTTGCTCTTATCATTTTGGGCACTGGTATTCTTATGCGTTCCACAGGAATAATCGCTGCCATTTTCATAGGCACCGCTTTAGCTGGAGTCGGAATTGCCATATGTAATGTACTGCTTCCCGGGGTTGTCAAGTTTAGTTTTCCGAAAAAAGTAGGATTAATGACCAGTATTTATACAATGTGTATGGGTAGTTTTGCCAGCATTGGTTCAGGTGTCAGTATTCCCCTATCTGAATCACTCGGCCTTGGCTGGGAAAAAGCGTTAGGGGTGTGGTCTGTCCTTACTGTGCTTGCTTTAATTGCATGGACCCCTCAAATCAGAGGAAAGAAAGAAGCAAAGAAGCCAGTCAAAGAGAATAAGACGGCTTTCTCCCAATCTATCTGGTCATCTACTCTGGCTTGGCACGTAACCTTATTCATGGGGATGCAATCCTTTTTGTTTTATTGTTTAATCACGTGGATTCCTGATGTATTGCAGGAATTAGGAATGAGTTTGTCTGCAGCAGGCTGGATGCTGTTTCTTCTTCAATTAGTAGGCATTCCCTTCAGCTTTACAGCTCCTATCCTAGCGGACAAATTGAGCAATCAAAAACCTATTGTTATAACTATTTGCACGTTGTATTTTTTGGGCTTTACAGGCCTGTTGTTTATCCCTAACATCGCCGTTATTACTATTAGCGTATTATTTTTAGGAGTTGCACAGGGAGGAGCCATCAGCTTGGCATTAACCTTACTGAGTCTTCGAGCAGCCAATGCCCGCCACGCCTCCTTACTTTCCGGCATGGCACAATCCTTTGGTTACTTGCTGGCAGCAGTCGGTCCTGTGTTCATGGGATTTTTGTATGATACCTTTCATACATGGCAGCCATTTCTCATCGTCTTATCTGTTGTCGCCATGTTTATTTTATGGTTTGGATTGAAAGCAGCCGAAGATAGATATGTACTGGCAGAATAA
- a CDS encoding acetylornithine deacetylase: MEKTLWQLNQLVEERQDELLELVKNLVRFQTPSPPARNTEEAQQFIEQFLKEHDFNTDVWDVYPGDPNVVGTWKGEDPETHQSLIINGHMDVAEVDEENESWKYGPFEPVAADGRLYGRGTADMKGGLAGALFAVKLLQEQGIRLPGDLIFQSVIGEEVGEAGTLECCKRGYSADLAVVVDTSDLNIQGQGGVITGWITVKSPQTYHDATRRNMIHAGGGVKGASAIEKMTKIIEGLQELEKHWAVTKSYPGFPAGMNTINPAVIEGGRHAAFVADECRLWITVHFYPDEDHDMVAKEVEDHIRRVADADPWLRENPPLFEWGGTSMIEDRGEIFPSLDIEENGKGTKVLQTAHQDIFGQKAPISMSPTVTDGGWLGDAGIPTLIYGPGDLQNAHAVNESVSIDQLVQFTKVMISLIYNWCSTEREED; encoded by the coding sequence GTGGAAAAAACACTCTGGCAATTAAATCAACTGGTGGAAGAAAGACAGGATGAACTTCTTGAACTTGTAAAAAATTTAGTCCGCTTTCAAACACCGAGCCCGCCAGCAAGAAACACAGAAGAAGCACAGCAATTTATCGAACAATTTTTAAAAGAACACGACTTTAACACAGACGTTTGGGATGTGTATCCCGGTGATCCTAACGTAGTCGGGACGTGGAAAGGTGAAGATCCTGAAACACATCAAAGCCTTATTATTAACGGACACATGGATGTCGCAGAGGTCGATGAAGAGAATGAATCATGGAAATACGGTCCATTTGAGCCAGTGGCAGCAGACGGCAGACTTTACGGCCGAGGAACAGCGGATATGAAAGGAGGCCTTGCTGGAGCGCTATTTGCGGTAAAACTGCTGCAAGAACAAGGCATCCGCCTGCCCGGAGATCTTATTTTTCAATCCGTTATAGGAGAAGAAGTTGGGGAAGCTGGGACACTGGAATGCTGCAAACGAGGATACAGTGCCGACTTAGCCGTGGTTGTGGATACAAGTGACTTGAATATTCAAGGGCAGGGCGGCGTCATCACCGGCTGGATTACGGTGAAAAGTCCGCAGACGTATCATGACGCTACTCGCCGAAATATGATTCATGCTGGAGGCGGTGTGAAAGGGGCAAGTGCTATTGAGAAAATGACGAAAATCATCGAAGGACTGCAAGAGCTGGAAAAACACTGGGCCGTTACAAAATCTTATCCTGGTTTTCCAGCTGGGATGAACACCATAAATCCGGCAGTCATTGAAGGGGGGCGCCATGCTGCTTTTGTCGCAGATGAATGCCGGCTTTGGATTACCGTACACTTTTATCCAGATGAAGATCACGACATGGTAGCAAAAGAAGTCGAAGATCATATTCGCCGTGTCGCTGACGCTGACCCGTGGCTGCGAGAAAACCCTCCATTATTTGAATGGGGAGGGACGTCGATGATTGAAGACCGCGGCGAAATTTTTCCTTCGTTAGATATTGAGGAAAATGGTAAAGGAACAAAAGTATTGCAAACAGCACATCAAGACATATTTGGTCAAAAAGCGCCAATCAGCATGTCTCCAACCGTTACCGATGGAGGCTGGCTGGGCGACGCTGGCATCCCGACCTTAATTTATGGCCCGGGGGATCTTCAAAATGCTCACGCGGTGAACGAATCAGTCTCTATTGATCAGCTTGTCCAATTCACAAAAGTAATGATTTCACTCATTTATAACTGGTGCTCGACAGAAAGGGAGGAGGATTAA
- the nhaC gene encoding Na+/H+ antiporter NhaC — MKKEARLPTVYEVIGVLILFIVIMFGFINLLELPIQLALFTSWFMVIGLGLWIGLRYKKLQDGLLQGISNGLEAVLILITVGALIGTWIAGGIVPSIIYYGLSVISPNIFLFATLIICALTSLATGTSFGTAGTAGIAMIGIGQSFGIPLPLVAGAVISGAYVGDKLSPLSDTTVMTASLTKVDIIEHIKSMLYVSGPAFGIASLLFIFVGFFYVGNSVDLTRAEEAMGALQGQFNISWYMLVPPLIVIALLAMKQPSIPTITFGAFLGVIWGFAFQGIPFLDAIQTSYQGYSIDSGIEFMDTLLNSGGMVSMLEVILLILLALGLGGLMEAAGILHVICQTLLKWADNAGKTTLTTLIAAFFGNFFGGAAYVSVITGSKITEENYDRLNIDKRVLSRNTEAGGTITTPMVPWSDGGVFMAVTLGVSTMAYLPFLWFHFLVIIITLLYGFTGKFIWYTKGKEYTENYEDSTVNTTKFEA, encoded by the coding sequence TTGAAAAAAGAAGCGAGGTTACCGACAGTCTATGAAGTGATAGGGGTTTTAATTTTATTTATTGTCATTATGTTTGGCTTTATAAATTTGCTGGAACTTCCTATTCAATTAGCATTATTTACTTCCTGGTTTATGGTGATAGGACTCGGGCTGTGGATAGGACTGCGTTACAAAAAGCTTCAAGATGGGTTGCTCCAGGGAATATCGAATGGATTAGAAGCGGTGCTTATTTTAATTACTGTCGGGGCTTTAATTGGAACCTGGATTGCAGGAGGCATCGTCCCAAGCATTATTTATTACGGTTTATCTGTTATAAGTCCAAACATTTTCTTGTTTGCTACACTTATTATTTGTGCGCTTACTTCCCTAGCTACGGGCACGTCATTTGGAACGGCAGGTACGGCAGGGATTGCAATGATTGGTATTGGACAAAGCTTTGGAATCCCTCTCCCCTTAGTAGCAGGTGCGGTCATTTCCGGTGCTTATGTGGGCGATAAATTGTCTCCATTATCGGATACAACCGTAATGACCGCCTCTTTAACAAAGGTAGATATCATTGAACATATTAAGTCAATGCTTTATGTAAGCGGTCCTGCTTTTGGAATCGCAAGTCTATTGTTCATATTTGTTGGCTTTTTCTATGTAGGAAACAGCGTCGATTTAACAAGGGCCGAAGAAGCTATGGGAGCGCTGCAGGGTCAATTTAATATATCATGGTATATGCTGGTTCCGCCGCTCATTGTTATCGCTCTTTTAGCGATGAAGCAACCATCCATTCCTACTATTACGTTTGGTGCGTTTTTAGGAGTTATTTGGGGTTTTGCATTTCAGGGCATTCCGTTTTTAGATGCCATTCAAACCTCTTATCAAGGGTATTCCATCGATTCAGGTATTGAATTTATGGATACTTTGTTAAATAGTGGCGGAATGGTGTCCATGCTAGAGGTTATTTTATTAATTTTACTCGCATTAGGCTTAGGGGGTTTAATGGAAGCTGCTGGTATCCTGCATGTCATCTGCCAAACATTGTTAAAATGGGCCGATAATGCTGGGAAAACTACACTAACAACATTAATTGCTGCATTTTTTGGGAATTTCTTCGGCGGTGCTGCCTATGTTTCTGTAATTACCGGAAGTAAAATCACAGAAGAAAATTATGATCGCTTAAATATCGATAAACGTGTACTTTCAAGAAACACAGAAGCAGGAGGAACTATTACAACGCCTATGGTCCCTTGGTCAGATGGCGGGGTTTTTATGGCAGTAACATTAGGTGTCTCAACAATGGCGTACTTGCCTTTTCTATGGTTTCATTTCCTTGTAATTATTATTACTCTCCTATACGGCTTTACAGGCAAGTTTATATGGTACACAAAAGGCAAAGAGTATACAGAAAATTACGAAGATTCAACGGTGAATACAACAAAATTTGAAGCATAA